A genomic segment from candidate division KSB1 bacterium encodes:
- a CDS encoding hydrogenase iron-sulfur subunit, translating to MTTPWQPKIVAFLCNWCSYTGADLAGISRIKWSPAVRIIRIMCSGRLDPTFVVKAFQLGADGVIVSGCHPGDCHYQEGNYKALRRALLLKRLLAGFGIDPRRLRLVWVSASEGERWATICNDMTEQIRSLGPLQLETIL from the coding sequence GTGACGACGCCCTGGCAGCCGAAAATCGTGGCCTTTCTGTGCAATTGGTGCAGCTACACCGGCGCAGATTTGGCCGGCATCTCGCGCATCAAATGGTCGCCGGCGGTGCGCATCATCCGCATCATGTGCAGCGGCCGGCTCGATCCCACCTTCGTCGTCAAGGCTTTTCAACTCGGCGCCGACGGTGTGATTGTCTCCGGCTGCCATCCCGGCGATTGTCACTATCAGGAGGGCAATTACAAGGCGCTGCGGCGTGCGCTTCTGCTCAAACGGCTGCTCGCCGGTTTCGGCATCGATCCGCGGCGTCTGCGCCTGGTCTGGGTCTCGGCCAGCGAAGGCGAGCGCTGGGCGACCATTTGCAATGACATGACGGAACAAATCCGCAGCCTGGGCCCGTTGCAGCTGGAAACTATTTTGTAG
- a CDS encoding oxidoreductase yields MNNAQSSNPTSRPKLALYWAASCGGCEIAVLDIQDKILDVAAFFDLVFWPVAIDAKIKDVEAMDDRAIDLCLFNGAIRTSENEHMAQLLRRKAKILVAFGSCACEGCIPALSNTTTRQATLDWIYRDSPSTVNPENVRPQTATDTPVGKLALPEFWETVRALDQVVEVDYYVPGCPPQAHQIWAVLETVMDIMKNGKPLPPRGLVLGAGNKTCCDECPRTREEKKIKKFVRPHEIIPDPNRCLLDQGILCCGPATRSGCGALCPAVGLPCRGCYGPPPNVHDQGAKMISALASVIDSEDPEKIDKILDGIVDPVGTFYRFSMAKATLGRVQFNGNRARGKAMAAH; encoded by the coding sequence ATGAACAACGCACAATCATCAAATCCAACCTCCAGGCCGAAACTGGCGCTCTATTGGGCCGCCTCCTGCGGAGGCTGTGAAATCGCGGTGCTCGACATTCAAGACAAGATTTTGGACGTGGCGGCGTTTTTCGATCTCGTCTTTTGGCCGGTGGCGATCGACGCCAAAATCAAAGACGTCGAGGCCATGGACGATCGGGCCATCGATCTCTGCCTGTTCAACGGCGCCATTCGCACCTCGGAAAACGAGCACATGGCGCAATTGCTGCGCCGGAAGGCAAAGATTCTTGTGGCGTTCGGATCGTGCGCTTGCGAAGGATGCATTCCCGCGTTGTCCAACACCACCACCCGCCAGGCAACCCTGGATTGGATTTACCGCGACTCGCCTTCGACCGTCAATCCCGAAAATGTGCGGCCGCAAACCGCCACGGACACGCCGGTTGGAAAGCTGGCACTGCCGGAATTTTGGGAAACAGTGCGCGCGCTCGACCAGGTGGTGGAGGTCGATTATTACGTTCCCGGCTGTCCGCCGCAGGCACATCAGATTTGGGCGGTGCTGGAAACGGTGATGGACATCATGAAGAATGGGAAGCCGCTGCCACCGCGCGGCCTGGTTCTCGGCGCCGGCAATAAAACCTGCTGCGATGAATGCCCGCGCACGCGGGAGGAAAAGAAGATCAAAAAATTCGTGCGGCCGCACGAGATCATTCCCGACCCGAATCGCTGCCTGCTCGATCAGGGCATTCTGTGTTGCGGCCCGGCCACGCGCAGCGGTTGTGGCGCGTTGTGTCCCGCCGTTGGCCTGCCGTGCCGTGGCTGCTACGGCCCGCCGCCGAATGTGCACGACCAGGGCGCGAAGATGATCTCCGCGCTGGCCTCCGTGATCGACTCCGAAGATCCCGAAAAGATCGACAAAATTCTCGACGGCATCGTCGATCCGGTGGGCACATTCTATCGCTTCTCGATGGCGAAGGCGACGCTGGGACGGGTGCAGTTCAACGGGAACCGTGCCCGAGGAAAGGCAATGGCGGCCCACTGA